The sequence GCGCGAGCTGGACCGGCTGCCGGTTTACGTGCTGGACGATCTGGGCGTGTCCTGGAGCGACCTGATGACCATGCGCGGACGCCCGCGCCGTCCCGCCGACTTCACGTCGGTGCAGGCCATAGAGGGACGGGACACGGCGGTGGCCGGCTACACCATCGCCCCGTCGCGCACCGCCAGGTTGTCCAGGGACGAGACGATGTGGTCGGCGAGAGCGTCGATCAGGGGCGCCCGGTCCGACCAGGACTTGGCGAGCGCGATCTCGCAGTTGGGCAGGCGCGGAAAGCCTTCGGCTTCCGAGAGAACCCGCATTCCGGGACGGATCGCCGATTCCGGCAGGACCGACACTGCGAGCCCGGCCAGAACGGCGGCGCCGACGGCGGTCGAGTTCCAGCTCGCGAAGAGCACCTTGTGAGCGCGCCCGACCGACTCCAGCGCCGCGATGGCCGCACCGCGCCAGTCGCAGGTCGGGCGGCCGAGCGCAAGCGGGAGCGGATCCTCCTCATGCACCCCGTGACGGGTCGAGGTGACCCAAAGCAGGGGTTCGCGCCGGACCACGTCGCCGAGGGTCGGCCGCCGCTGGGGCACGTGGGTGACGATGGCCACGTCCAGCTCCTGCAGGCGCAACGCGTCCACAAGCAGCGGCGTCGGAGCGCACACCACTGTCACTTCCGTGCGCGGATAGGCCCTAGAAAACCGGGCCAGGATCTCCGGGAGGAACCGGTCGGCATAGTCGTCCGGGGTGCCCAGGCGAACGCGGCCGACCAACTCGGCCTCGTCGAAGGCGGACAGGGTCTCGTCGTTCAGACGGATCAGACGCCGGGCGTAATGAAGCAGACGGTCGCCTTCCTCGGTGAGGCGGGACTGGCGGCCGTCCCGAACGAAAATGGGTTTGCCGACGCGCTCCTCGAGCCGGCGCATCTGCATGGACACAGC is a genomic window of Amorphus orientalis containing:
- a CDS encoding LysR substrate-binding domain-containing protein, with translation MVFTLAALLDLDQLRTFIAIAETGSFTRAAESVHKTQSAVSMQMRRLEERVGKPIFVRDGRQSRLTEEGDRLLHYARRLIRLNDETLSAFDEAELVGRVRLGTPDDYADRFLPEILARFSRAYPRTEVTVVCAPTPLLVDALRLQELDVAIVTHVPQRRPTLGDVVRREPLLWVTSTRHGVHEEDPLPLALGRPTCDWRGAAIAALESVGRAHKVLFASWNSTAVGAAVLAGLAVSVLPESAIRPGMRVLSEAEGFPRLPNCEIALAKSWSDRAPLIDALADHIVSSLDNLAVRDGAMV